A window of Ictidomys tridecemlineatus isolate mIctTri1 chromosome 15, mIctTri1.hap1, whole genome shotgun sequence contains these coding sequences:
- the Klk14 gene encoding kallikrein-14, with the protein MFLLLTALQVLAVGLARSQEDDNKIIGGYTCIQNSQPWQAALLAGAGRRFFCGGILLSDRWVITAAHCARPTLQVSLGKHNLRRWEATQQVLRVTRQVPHPGYRSRTHENDLMLLRLEKPARLGRAVRPIPVAQSCASPGTSCLVSGWGTTSSPVVRYPTVLQCVNVDISSDQQCRKAYPGAITSGMVCAGVPQGGKDSCQGDSGGPLVCGGQLQGLVSWGMEHCGRPGYPGVYTNLCKYPNWIRETIRGG; encoded by the exons ATGTTCCTTCTGCTGACAGCACTTCAGGTCTTGGCTGTAG GCCTGGCAAGAAGCCAAGAGGATGACAACAAGATCATCGGTGGCTACACTTGCATCCAGAACTCGCAGCCGTGGCAGGCCGCGCTGCTGGCCGGTGCCGGGCGCCGCTTTTTCTGTGGAGGGATCCTGTTGTCCGACCGCTGGGTCATCACTGCGGCACACTGTGCCCGCCC GACCCTTCAGGTGTCCCTGGGCAAGCACAACCTGAGGAGGTGGGAGGCTACCCAGCAGGTGCTGCGCGTGACGCGCCAGGTGCCACACCCTGGCTACCGCTCCCGGACCCACGAGAATGACCTGAtgctgctgaggctggagaaGCCGGCACGGCTCGGGAGGGCAGTGAGGCCCATCCCCGTGGCCCAGTCCTGCGCCAGCCCTGGGACTTCCTGCCTTGTGTCAGGCTGGGGCACCACCTCCAGCCCCGTGG TCAGATACCCCACGGTGCTGCAGTGCGTGAACGTGGACATCTCCTCAGACCAGCAGTGCCGGAAGGCCTATCCCGGAGCCATCACCTCGGGCATGGTGTGTGCCGGGGTCCCCCAGGGCGGGAAGGACTCCTGTCAG GGTGACTCGGGGGGACCCCTGGTATGTGGAGGACAGCTCCAGGGCCTCGTGTCCTGGGGGATGGAGCACTGCGGACGGCCCGGGTACCCAGGTGTCTACACCAACCTCTGCAAGTACCCAAACTGGATCCGGGAAACGATTCGGGGCGGTTGA
- the Ctu1 gene encoding cytoplasmic tRNA 2-thiolation protein 1: MPAPTCASCHTARANLRRPRSGQALCGACFCNAFEAEVLHTVLAGRLLPRGAVVAVGASGGKDSTVLAHVLRALAPQLDISLHLVAVDEGIGGYRDAALAAVRHQAARWELPLTVVAYEDLFGGWTMDAVARSTAGSGRSRSCCTFCGVLRRRALEEGARLVGATHIVTGHNADDMAETVLMNFLRGDAGRLARGGGLGSPGEGGALPRCRPLQLASQKEVVLYAHFRRLHYFSEECVYAPEAFRGHARDLLKRLEAARPSAVLDLVHSAERLALAPTARPPRPGACSRCGALASRALCQACALLDGLNRGLPRLAIGKGRRELEEAPRRSVPAADALTAF, encoded by the exons ATGCCCGCCCCAACGTGCGCCTCCTGCCACACGGCTCGGGCAAACCTCCGGCGCCCGCGCTCAGGGCAGGCGCTGTGTGGTGCCTGCTTCTGCAATGCCTTCGAAGCCGAGGTGCTGCACACGGTGCTCGCTGGCCGCCTGCTACCACGTGGTGCTGTGGTGGCTGTGGGTGCCTCGGGTGGCAAGGACTCCACCGTGCTCGCGCATGTCCTGCGCGCACTGGCACCCCAGCTGGACATCTCACTGCACCTTGTGGCCGTGGATGAGGGCATCGGCGGCTACCGGGATGCGGCGCTGGCAGCTGTTAGGCACCAGGCAGCGCGCTGGGAACTGCCACTCACTGTCGTGGCCTACGAAGACCTCTTTGGGGGCTGGACAATGGATGCGGTGGCCCGCAGTACAGCTGGCTCTGGCCGCAGCCGCTCCTGCTGCACTTTCTGCGGGGTCCTGCGTCGCAGAGCCCTGGAGGAAGGGGCACGCCTTGTGGGAGCCACGCACATCGTGACAG gtCACAACGCGGACGACATGGCAGAGACGGTGCTCATGAACTTCCTGAGGGGTGACGCGGGGCGGCTGGCCCGGGGCGGCGGGCTGGGCTCCCCGGGCGAGGGGGGCGCGTTGCCGCGCTGCCGGCCACTGCAGCTGGCGTCGCAGAAGGAGGTGGTGCTGTACGCGCACTTCCGCCGCCTGCACTACTTCTCTGAGGAGTGCGTCTACGCGCCCGAGGCCTTCCGCGGCCACGCTCGCGACCTGCTCAAGCGCCTGGAGGCGGCGCGGCCGTCGGCGGTGCTGGACCTGGTGCACTCTGCCGAGCGCCTGGCGCTGGCCCCGACCGCGAGGCCCCCGCGCCCCGGCGCCTGCTCCCGCTGTGGGGCGCTGGCCAGCCGCGCGCTCTGCCAGGCCTGCGCGCTCCTGGACGGCCTGAACCGCGGCCTGCCCCGCCTGGCCATTGGCAAAGGTCGCCGCGAGCTGGAAGAGGCACCACGGCGGAGCGTCCCCGCCGCCGATGCCCTCACGGCCTTCTAG